A stretch of Carya illinoinensis cultivar Pawnee chromosome 14, C.illinoinensisPawnee_v1, whole genome shotgun sequence DNA encodes these proteins:
- the LOC122293884 gene encoding uncharacterized protein LOC122293884 isoform X2 has product MAKRQDDKELCSMLLKLYNAVRDGNLDETKGIIGSLPPEELNSKIPDKGQTALHTAVTYGHEHIVEELVKLMSNQSLALHDSDGYTALSIAAVLGNWRMVVCMLRIDFELISIRHSKGNLPIVMAIDFGQIEMARKLYYLTPKKDLIPHDDNQEIQDCNGATLFTRAIYTGTLDIALELIRTCSRLALALDKNDESPILALASMHHSVPSGIQLGFWKQRIYSLLSRSCAVGVLNFFGIMQLYEMKKIHDQYNELLSHMCKVVSESKTVQQLKDGLVYDAICRATEKGIFEFVSKMLEEDLQFIWVHDKDERNIFMLAVLHRHEKIFSILYSRDMMMKNYSLTCLLDVNGNNILHMAGMMEHSTRVNQIPGAALQMQRELQWFKEVERIVHPKDKETTNKKGFTPRQLFTQNHEKMMKEGEKWMKDTATSCTVVGILIVTIMFQVAFTLPGDNNRDPGLFRVFMISDALSFFLSSTSVLIFLGILTSRYTEDDFLKNLPRQMIIGLFTLFCSIATMMITFSSALLIILDEQLRISIPLICLGGVPIFFFLWIQFPILKDMIISTYGPSIFETGK; this is encoded by the exons atggcaaaacgtCAGGATGATAAAGAGTTATGCAGTATGCTTTTAAAATTGTACAATGCTGTGCGAGACGGTAATTTGGATGAGACAAAAGGGATTATTGGCTCTCTACCCCCCGAAGAATTGAATTCGAAAATCCCAGATAAAGGCCAAACGGCTCTTCATACTGCTGTTACATATGGACATGAGCATATAGTGGAGGAGCTGGTGAAGCTGATGTCGAATCAGAGCTTGGCCTTGCATGATAGTGACGGTTACACAGCTCTAAGCATAGCAGCCGTGCTTGGAAATTGGCGAATGGTGGTATGCATGCTTCGAATAGACTTTGAGTTGATCAGCATTAGACATTCCAAAGGGAATCTTCCGATTGTTATGGCTATTGATTTCGGGCAAATAGAAATGGCACGCAAGTTGTATTATCTTACTCCAAAAAAAGATTTAATTCCACATGATGATAATCAGGAAATTCAAGACTGCAACGGTGCTACTCTTTTTACCCGTGCCATATATACTGGAACTTTGG ATATTGCTTTGGAATTAATCCGAACTTGCTCACGTTTGGCACTGGCTCTTGACAAGAATGACGAGTCTCCCATCTTAGCATTGGCCTCTATGCATCATTCCGTCCCAAGTGGAATTCAGCTCGGGTTTTGGAAGCAACGCATCTACTCCT TACTTTCAAGAAGTTGTGCCGTAGGAGTACTCAACTTCTTTG GAATCATGCAGTTGTACGAAATGAAGAAGATCCACGACCAGTACAATGAACTTCTTTCTCACATGTGTAAAGTGGTATCAGAATCAAAAACTGTTCAGCAACTTAAAGATGGTTTGGTTTATGATGCCATTTGCCGGGCTACTGAGAAAGGGATTTTCGAGTTTGTTTCTAAGATGCTTGAAGAGGACCTACAATTTATATGGGTCCATGATAAAGATGAAAGAAACATATTTATGCTTGCAGTCTTGCATCGTCACGAAAAAATCTTTAGCATTCTATACTCCAGAGATATGATGATGAAGAACTACTCCTTGACATGTTTATTAGATGtcaatggaaataacatattacatatggCAGGGATGATGGAACATTCCACTAGGGTTAATCAAATCCCGGGGGCAGCTTTACAAATGCAAAGAGAGTTACAATGGTTCaag GAGGTAGAGAGAATTGTCCATCCCAAGGATAAGGAAACTACCAACAAGAAGGGTTTCACTCCCCGACAATTGTTTACACAAAACcatgagaaaatgatgaaagAGGGAGAGAAATGGATGAAGGACACAGCAACATCATGTACGGTGGTGGGTATTCTCATTGTTACCATTATGTTTCAAGTGGCCTTTACCCTTCCAGGTGATAACAACCGAGATCCGGGCCTATTTAGGGTCTTTATGATATCTGATGCCTTGTCCTTCTTTTTATCCTCAACTTCTGTCTTGATCTTTTTGGGAATCCTTACCTCACGTTATACAGAAGATGATTTTCTCAAGAACTTGCCAAGGCAAATGATAATAGGCCTTTTCACCCTCTTTTGTTCTATTGCGACCATGATGATAACTTTTTCCAGTGCCCTTTTAATCATCCTGGATGAGCAATTAAGGATTTCAATTCCTCTTATTTGTTTGGGTGGTGTtccaatcttcttcttcttatggATTCAGTTCCCTATTCTTAAAGATATGATCATTTCAACCTATGGGCCAAGCATCTTCGAGACAGgaaaatga
- the LOC122293884 gene encoding uncharacterized protein LOC122293884 isoform X1: MAKRQDDKELCSMLLKLYNAVRDGNLDETKGIIGSLPPEELNSKIPDKGQTALHTAVTYGHEHIVEELVKLMSNQSLALHDSDGYTALSIAAVLGNWRMVVCMLRIDFELISIRHSKGNLPIVMAIDFGQIEMARKLYYLTPKKDLIPHDDNQEIQDCNGATLFTRAIYTGTLDIALELIRTCSRLALALDKNDESPILALASMHHSVPSGIQLGFWKQRIYSCMRIPSVPLTSTETRLNILNEEQCQSNQKDQNTISVLSRSCAVGVLNFFGIMQLYEMKKIHDQYNELLSHMCKVVSESKTVQQLKDGLVYDAICRATEKGIFEFVSKMLEEDLQFIWVHDKDERNIFMLAVLHRHEKIFSILYSRDMMMKNYSLTCLLDVNGNNILHMAGMMEHSTRVNQIPGAALQMQRELQWFKEVERIVHPKDKETTNKKGFTPRQLFTQNHEKMMKEGEKWMKDTATSCTVVGILIVTIMFQVAFTLPGDNNRDPGLFRVFMISDALSFFLSSTSVLIFLGILTSRYTEDDFLKNLPRQMIIGLFTLFCSIATMMITFSSALLIILDEQLRISIPLICLGGVPIFFFLWIQFPILKDMIISTYGPSIFETGK, from the exons atggcaaaacgtCAGGATGATAAAGAGTTATGCAGTATGCTTTTAAAATTGTACAATGCTGTGCGAGACGGTAATTTGGATGAGACAAAAGGGATTATTGGCTCTCTACCCCCCGAAGAATTGAATTCGAAAATCCCAGATAAAGGCCAAACGGCTCTTCATACTGCTGTTACATATGGACATGAGCATATAGTGGAGGAGCTGGTGAAGCTGATGTCGAATCAGAGCTTGGCCTTGCATGATAGTGACGGTTACACAGCTCTAAGCATAGCAGCCGTGCTTGGAAATTGGCGAATGGTGGTATGCATGCTTCGAATAGACTTTGAGTTGATCAGCATTAGACATTCCAAAGGGAATCTTCCGATTGTTATGGCTATTGATTTCGGGCAAATAGAAATGGCACGCAAGTTGTATTATCTTACTCCAAAAAAAGATTTAATTCCACATGATGATAATCAGGAAATTCAAGACTGCAACGGTGCTACTCTTTTTACCCGTGCCATATATACTGGAACTTTGG ATATTGCTTTGGAATTAATCCGAACTTGCTCACGTTTGGCACTGGCTCTTGACAAGAATGACGAGTCTCCCATCTTAGCATTGGCCTCTATGCATCATTCCGTCCCAAGTGGAATTCAGCTCGGGTTTTGGAAGCAACGCATCTACTCCT GTATGCGCATTCCATCCGTACCTCTGACCAGTACTGAGACTCGTTTGAACATTTTAAATGAAGAACAATGCCAAAGCAATCAAAAAGATCAAAATACCATATCAG TACTTTCAAGAAGTTGTGCCGTAGGAGTACTCAACTTCTTTG GAATCATGCAGTTGTACGAAATGAAGAAGATCCACGACCAGTACAATGAACTTCTTTCTCACATGTGTAAAGTGGTATCAGAATCAAAAACTGTTCAGCAACTTAAAGATGGTTTGGTTTATGATGCCATTTGCCGGGCTACTGAGAAAGGGATTTTCGAGTTTGTTTCTAAGATGCTTGAAGAGGACCTACAATTTATATGGGTCCATGATAAAGATGAAAGAAACATATTTATGCTTGCAGTCTTGCATCGTCACGAAAAAATCTTTAGCATTCTATACTCCAGAGATATGATGATGAAGAACTACTCCTTGACATGTTTATTAGATGtcaatggaaataacatattacatatggCAGGGATGATGGAACATTCCACTAGGGTTAATCAAATCCCGGGGGCAGCTTTACAAATGCAAAGAGAGTTACAATGGTTCaag GAGGTAGAGAGAATTGTCCATCCCAAGGATAAGGAAACTACCAACAAGAAGGGTTTCACTCCCCGACAATTGTTTACACAAAACcatgagaaaatgatgaaagAGGGAGAGAAATGGATGAAGGACACAGCAACATCATGTACGGTGGTGGGTATTCTCATTGTTACCATTATGTTTCAAGTGGCCTTTACCCTTCCAGGTGATAACAACCGAGATCCGGGCCTATTTAGGGTCTTTATGATATCTGATGCCTTGTCCTTCTTTTTATCCTCAACTTCTGTCTTGATCTTTTTGGGAATCCTTACCTCACGTTATACAGAAGATGATTTTCTCAAGAACTTGCCAAGGCAAATGATAATAGGCCTTTTCACCCTCTTTTGTTCTATTGCGACCATGATGATAACTTTTTCCAGTGCCCTTTTAATCATCCTGGATGAGCAATTAAGGATTTCAATTCCTCTTATTTGTTTGGGTGGTGTtccaatcttcttcttcttatggATTCAGTTCCCTATTCTTAAAGATATGATCATTTCAACCTATGGGCCAAGCATCTTCGAGACAGgaaaatga